In one window of Haloprofundus halophilus DNA:
- a CDS encoding lysylphosphatidylglycerol synthase transmembrane domain-containing protein: MSTENLRATVLGFAGALVVFAVLFSFIGVDDLATQLQNADIRFVALVVVATLGWLFAWGLSLRTVLSVLGVEISALKSFLVFSGAMFSNNITPFGQAGGEPVTALLISQTSDAEYETGLAAIASVDTLNFVPSITLALAGAVYFATETTLGQNLELAVIAVVVLATAVPGLVYVGWQRRYQLEHKAVSVLTPVIRRVADFVPRISKPTAESIEGRISRFFAAIERVATNPRGLLLAVSLSAAGWLAQMLGLWLAFHAVGTPVSPSIMLFVVPIGAIAGVTPLPGGAGGIESVLLVLLLAATGPAVTQSAILAAIVIYRGAVYWLPTLIGGVVVSVLGLNSA; this comes from the coding sequence ATGTCTACGGAGAACCTCCGGGCCACCGTGCTCGGCTTCGCCGGTGCGTTGGTGGTGTTCGCGGTTCTCTTCTCGTTCATCGGCGTCGACGACCTCGCCACGCAGTTACAGAACGCCGACATCCGGTTCGTCGCCCTCGTCGTCGTCGCGACGCTCGGTTGGCTGTTCGCGTGGGGGCTGTCGCTTCGGACCGTCCTCTCGGTGCTCGGCGTGGAGATTTCGGCGCTGAAGTCGTTTCTCGTCTTCTCGGGTGCGATGTTCTCGAACAACATCACGCCGTTCGGACAGGCCGGCGGCGAACCGGTGACGGCGCTACTCATCTCGCAGACCTCCGACGCCGAGTACGAGACCGGCCTCGCAGCCATCGCCAGCGTCGACACGCTCAACTTCGTCCCGTCGATAACGCTCGCGCTCGCGGGTGCCGTCTACTTCGCGACGGAGACGACGCTCGGACAGAACCTCGAACTGGCGGTCATCGCCGTTGTCGTCCTCGCGACGGCGGTCCCCGGCCTCGTCTACGTCGGGTGGCAGCGGCGGTACCAACTCGAACACAAAGCCGTCAGCGTGCTCACGCCCGTCATCCGACGCGTCGCCGATTTCGTCCCGCGGATTTCGAAACCGACCGCGGAGAGCATCGAGGGGCGTATCAGTCGCTTCTTCGCCGCCATCGAACGCGTTGCGACGAACCCTCGCGGGCTGCTGCTGGCCGTCTCGCTCTCGGCGGCCGGCTGGCTCGCACAGATGCTCGGTCTCTGGCTGGCGTTCCACGCCGTCGGCACGCCCGTCTCGCCGTCGATTATGCTGTTCGTCGTCCCGATCGGGGCTATCGCGGGCGTGACACCGCTCCCCGGCGGCGCCGGCGGCATCGAGAGCGTTCTCCTCGTGCTCCTGCTGGCCGCGACGGGCCCCGCCGTCACGCAGTCGGCGATTCTGGCGGCCATCGTCATCTACCGCGGTGCGGTGTATTGGCTGCCGACGCTCATCGGTGGCGTCGTCGTCAGCGTTCTGGGTCTCAACAGCGCCTGA
- a CDS encoding 30S ribosomal protein S19e: protein MVTLYDVPADDLIQEVADRLEDRIEQPDWIQFAKTGSSRELPPQNDDFWFVRAASVLRKLATKGPFGVERLAVEYGGRKRGSTRYRVAKAHTDTGSKKIIRVILQQLEEEDLVESAGGDGRRISDEGRAFLDDAAASAFESLDRPELERYA, encoded by the coding sequence ATGGTAACCCTCTATGACGTTCCGGCGGACGACCTCATTCAGGAGGTCGCCGACCGACTCGAGGACCGCATCGAACAGCCCGACTGGATTCAGTTCGCCAAAACCGGCTCGAGCCGAGAGCTCCCGCCCCAGAACGACGACTTCTGGTTCGTTCGCGCGGCCAGTGTCCTCCGGAAACTCGCCACGAAGGGTCCGTTCGGCGTCGAACGTCTCGCCGTCGAGTACGGCGGCCGCAAGCGCGGATCGACGCGCTACCGCGTCGCCAAAGCTCACACCGACACCGGCAGCAAGAAGATCATCCGCGTCATCCTCCAGCAACTCGAAGAAGAGGATCTCGTCGAGAGCGCCGGCGGCGACGGCCGGCGTATCAGCGACGAGGGCCGCGCGTTCCTCGACGACGCCGCCGCCTCGGCCTTCGAGTCGCTCGACCGTCCGGAACTCGAACGCTACGCGTAG
- a CDS encoding DNA-binding protein translates to MSGNPDDERLDELRRERLQELQDQAEGQQQQQGNEEAQQAAEERAQAQKDAILRQYLTDGARQRLNAVQMSKPDFAEQVEQQLVALAQSGRIQSKIDEEQMKQLLKELQPDKKRFNIRRR, encoded by the coding sequence ATGAGCGGAAATCCCGACGACGAACGGCTCGACGAACTCCGTCGAGAACGCCTGCAGGAGCTCCAAGACCAAGCGGAAGGCCAGCAGCAACAGCAAGGCAACGAGGAAGCCCAGCAAGCCGCCGAGGAGCGCGCACAGGCGCAGAAAGACGCGATTCTGCGCCAGTATCTCACCGACGGCGCGCGGCAGCGTCTCAACGCCGTCCAGATGAGCAAACCCGACTTCGCCGAACAGGTCGAACAGCAGCTCGTCGCGCTCGCACAGAGCGGCCGCATACAGTCGAAAATCGACGAAGAGCAGATGAAACAGCTGTTGAAGGAACTCCAGCCCGACAAGAAGCGCTTCAACATCCGCCGTCGCTGA
- a CDS encoding DUF7411 family protein: MELALLYSGGKDSTLAALTLDSFYDVHLVTAHFGFTDDWTHAKTAAETLGYPFETVELDENVAADAVDRMHADGYPRNGIQQVHEAALEAVAGLGYDAIADGTRRDDRVPTISRAQAQSLEDRYDVDYLAPLSGFGRRAVDRLVEETLDIEVGPSDTVPKADYEGELRQLLVETYGTDSVGEVFPEHEQTYVHGLLD, encoded by the coding sequence ATGGAACTGGCCCTCCTGTACAGCGGCGGCAAAGATTCGACGCTTGCCGCCCTCACGCTCGATTCGTTCTACGACGTGCACCTCGTGACCGCACACTTCGGGTTCACCGACGACTGGACGCACGCGAAGACGGCCGCGGAGACGCTCGGTTACCCGTTCGAGACGGTCGAACTCGACGAGAACGTCGCCGCCGACGCCGTCGACCGGATGCACGCCGACGGCTACCCACGAAACGGCATTCAGCAGGTCCACGAGGCGGCGCTGGAGGCCGTCGCGGGACTCGGCTACGACGCTATCGCCGACGGCACGCGCCGCGACGACCGCGTTCCGACCATCTCGCGCGCGCAGGCGCAGAGTCTCGAAGACCGTTACGACGTCGACTACCTCGCGCCGCTGTCGGGATTCGGTCGCCGGGCGGTCGACCGACTCGTCGAGGAGACGCTCGACATCGAGGTCGGTCCGAGCGACACGGTTCCGAAAGCCGATTACGAGGGCGAACTCCGGCAGTTGCTCGTCGAAACGTACGGCACCGACTCGGTCGGCGAGGTCTTCCCCGAACACGAACAGACGTACGTCCACGGGCTGTTAGACTGA
- a CDS encoding DMT family transporter, producing the protein MTSGISYSLVAAVVWGVYLFVLKRYFDGIPGSVLTVLVNVAAIAWYVPVLLTSVSPSETPSFASLGVEALGVLVGTICATGAAFLIFLRALDAGDVSYVAPINKVVPVFVLPIEILLLHERLAPIQMLGVVVATLAVYVANYRGGRLADPIRAASSSTAAQLALLSAACYAVSDVGKRVVLQELSLQPQLWVVVLLGGVTVVVLPFAVRSWSDGALTRRTLGELVVGGFLVALGEHVTSLAFAAVPASIASPIINTQAVVAVVLGGVLLREEFFGTRLVAAALAVFGVGLIALDSGTFGAALGWF; encoded by the coding sequence GTGACTTCGGGAATCTCGTACTCGCTCGTCGCGGCCGTCGTCTGGGGCGTCTACCTGTTCGTCCTCAAACGGTACTTCGACGGGATTCCCGGTTCGGTTCTCACCGTCCTCGTCAACGTGGCGGCGATCGCCTGGTACGTTCCGGTGCTTCTCACGTCCGTGTCGCCCTCGGAGACGCCGTCGTTCGCGTCGCTCGGCGTCGAGGCGCTGGGCGTCCTCGTCGGGACAATCTGCGCGACGGGCGCGGCGTTTCTCATCTTCCTCCGGGCGCTCGACGCGGGCGACGTCTCCTACGTCGCGCCGATAAACAAGGTGGTCCCCGTGTTCGTCCTCCCGATAGAGATACTGCTGCTGCACGAGCGACTCGCGCCGATTCAGATGCTGGGCGTCGTCGTGGCGACGCTGGCCGTCTACGTCGCTAACTACCGGGGAGGACGCCTGGCCGACCCGATCCGTGCAGCGTCGTCGTCGACGGCGGCGCAGCTCGCGCTGTTGAGCGCCGCCTGTTACGCCGTCAGCGACGTGGGAAAACGCGTCGTGCTCCAGGAACTGAGCCTCCAACCGCAGCTGTGGGTCGTCGTTCTACTCGGCGGCGTCACGGTCGTCGTCCTCCCCTTCGCAGTTCGGTCGTGGTCCGACGGCGCGCTCACGCGACGAACGCTCGGCGAACTCGTCGTCGGCGGGTTCCTCGTCGCGCTCGGCGAGCACGTCACGTCGTTGGCGTTCGCGGCGGTGCCGGCGAGTATCGCCTCGCCCATCATCAACACGCAGGCGGTGGTCGCCGTCGTTCTCGGTGGCGTGCTCCTCCGCGAGGAGTTCTTCGGGACGCGACTCGTCGCCGCGGCGCTGGCGGTCTTCGGCGTCGGCCTCATCGCGCTCGATTCCGGGACGTTCGGTGCGGCTCTCGGCTGGTTCTGA
- the hisS gene encoding histidine--tRNA ligase — MYDRLKGFRDFYPDEMAPRREVIDTLEDAAARYGFREVGTPALERTQMYVDKSGEEIVDELYAFTDKGGREVALTPELTPTVARMVVAKQQALSKPIKWVSTRPFWRYEQVQQGRFREFYQTNVDIFGSSEPEADAEILAFAADALTDLGLSAEDFEFRVSHRDILGGLLTSFRPDVDTRAAIRAVDKRAKVDETEYLGLLTDAGLSWDDAEQFDALVAGGDLDEIAEFGGDDVETAVDNLREVLAAAEDFGAREYCTVSLTTARGLDYYTGVVFECFDSTGEVGRSVFGGGRYDDLIESFGGQPTPAVGVAPGHAPLNLLLQRAGVWPEGAASTDYYVLSVGDTRSVASRVARDLRAAGNTVETDVSGRSFGAQMGYADSIGAETVVIVGEQDLENDEVTVKEMESGEQTTAPVDDFPGDRDAPRYDDYV; from the coding sequence ATGTACGACCGACTCAAGGGGTTTCGTGACTTCTACCCCGACGAGATGGCTCCCCGACGGGAGGTCATCGACACGCTGGAGGACGCCGCCGCGCGGTACGGCTTCCGCGAGGTGGGAACGCCCGCGCTCGAACGGACGCAGATGTACGTCGACAAATCCGGCGAGGAGATCGTCGACGAACTCTATGCATTTACCGACAAAGGCGGCCGCGAGGTCGCGCTGACGCCGGAATTAACGCCGACGGTCGCGCGGATGGTCGTCGCCAAACAGCAGGCGCTGTCGAAACCCATCAAGTGGGTCTCTACTCGTCCATTCTGGCGCTACGAGCAGGTCCAACAGGGCCGCTTCCGGGAGTTTTACCAGACGAACGTCGACATCTTCGGTTCGTCGGAGCCAGAAGCCGACGCCGAGATTCTGGCCTTCGCGGCCGACGCGCTGACCGACCTCGGTCTCTCAGCGGAGGACTTCGAGTTCCGCGTCTCGCACCGCGACATTCTCGGCGGTCTCCTCACCTCGTTCCGCCCCGACGTCGACACTCGCGCAGCCATCCGCGCCGTCGACAAGCGCGCGAAAGTCGACGAGACCGAGTACCTCGGGCTTCTCACCGACGCGGGTCTCTCGTGGGACGACGCCGAGCAGTTCGACGCCCTCGTCGCGGGCGGCGACCTCGACGAGATCGCGGAGTTCGGCGGCGACGACGTGGAGACGGCCGTCGACAACCTCCGCGAGGTGCTCGCCGCCGCCGAGGACTTCGGCGCGCGCGAGTACTGCACCGTCTCGCTGACGACCGCCCGCGGACTGGACTACTACACCGGCGTCGTCTTCGAGTGCTTCGACTCGACGGGCGAGGTCGGCCGCTCGGTGTTCGGCGGCGGGCGCTACGACGACCTCATCGAGAGCTTCGGCGGCCAGCCGACGCCCGCCGTCGGCGTCGCGCCCGGCCACGCGCCGCTGAACCTCCTCCTGCAACGCGCGGGCGTCTGGCCCGAGGGAGCGGCCTCGACTGACTACTACGTCCTCTCGGTCGGCGACACCCGGTCGGTCGCCAGCCGCGTCGCCCGCGACCTGCGCGCGGCGGGCAACACCGTCGAGACCGACGTCTCGGGGCGGAGCTTCGGCGCGCAGATGGGCTACGCCGACAGCATCGGCGCCGAGACGGTCGTCATCGTCGGCGAGCAGGACCTCGAGAACGACGAGGTGACGGTGAAGGAGATGGAGAGCGGCGAACAGACGACCGCGCCCGTCGACGACTTCCCCGGCGACCGCGACGCGCCGCGGTACGACGACTACGTCTGA
- a CDS encoding universal stress protein produces MYDTILVATDGSDPSEAAVDHALDLAKQYGATLHALTVVDTRVYTDVDIRATPVFDALEEQAQETVDAVAEAGAAVDVPVVTAVEHGSPASAIVDYATGHDVDVVVVGTHGRRGVRRVVLGSVAERVVRNAPVPVLTVRDTESETDDASRPR; encoded by the coding sequence ATGTACGATACGATTCTCGTCGCCACCGACGGCAGCGACCCTTCGGAGGCGGCAGTCGACCACGCGCTCGACCTCGCGAAACAGTACGGAGCGACGCTCCACGCGCTCACAGTCGTCGACACGAGGGTGTACACCGACGTCGACATCCGGGCGACGCCCGTCTTCGACGCGCTCGAAGAGCAGGCGCAGGAGACCGTCGACGCCGTTGCGGAAGCCGGAGCGGCCGTGGACGTCCCCGTCGTGACGGCCGTCGAACACGGCTCTCCCGCCAGCGCCATCGTCGACTACGCGACCGGTCACGACGTCGACGTCGTCGTCGTCGGCACGCACGGCCGCCGCGGCGTCAGGCGCGTGGTGCTCGGGAGCGTCGCCGAGCGCGTCGTCAGAAACGCCCCCGTTCCGGTGTTGACCGTCCGTGACACCGAGAGTGAAACCGACGACGCGAGTCGTCCTCGTTAA
- the truA gene encoding tRNA pseudouridine(38-40) synthase TruA codes for MRAFRLAYDGQPYYGFQRQPDVPTVEGALFDALAKLGVYDETRHRPSGYAAAGRTDAGVSAVAQTVAFDCPDWCTPGAVNSELPGTVRAWAAADVPDDFHATHDATRREYTYHLYAPSGSGRDGGDGDDADYPTPDPYAAVDDDRARAALSALCGEHDFDNLTPDDRNTVRELSGSLRRDGEFLVLTVSAPGFARELVRRVVSLVRIVGSGAPTERIERAFAADSLEGREGIPPAPAGGLVLTDVDYPGVEFERDEDAITTVKEVFGASRVESAVRTRVCETVLDGTRA; via the coding sequence ATGCGCGCGTTCCGCCTCGCCTACGACGGCCAGCCCTACTACGGCTTCCAGCGCCAGCCCGACGTGCCGACGGTCGAGGGGGCCCTGTTCGACGCGCTGGCGAAACTCGGCGTCTACGACGAGACGCGCCATCGGCCGTCGGGCTACGCCGCCGCGGGACGTACCGACGCTGGCGTCTCCGCCGTTGCGCAGACCGTCGCCTTCGACTGTCCCGACTGGTGTACGCCGGGAGCGGTCAACAGCGAGCTCCCGGGAACTGTCCGCGCGTGGGCTGCAGCCGACGTTCCCGACGACTTCCACGCGACGCACGACGCGACCCGGCGCGAGTACACGTACCACCTCTACGCGCCGTCAGGCAGTGGACGCGACGGCGGCGATGGCGACGACGCCGACTACCCGACGCCGGACCCCTACGCCGCCGTCGACGACGACCGAGCGCGGGCGGCGCTCTCGGCGCTCTGCGGCGAACACGACTTCGACAATCTCACGCCCGACGACCGAAACACGGTTCGAGAGCTGTCGGGGTCGCTCCGGCGCGACGGCGAGTTTCTCGTTCTCACCGTCTCCGCGCCGGGGTTCGCCCGCGAACTCGTCCGCCGGGTCGTCTCGCTCGTCCGTATCGTCGGCTCCGGAGCGCCGACGGAGCGAATCGAGCGAGCGTTCGCCGCCGACTCGCTGGAGGGCCGCGAGGGAATTCCGCCCGCACCCGCGGGCGGGTTGGTGCTCACCGACGTCGACTACCCGGGCGTCGAGTTCGAGCGCGACGAAGACGCGATAACGACAGTGAAAGAGGTGTTCGGCGCGTCGCGCGTGGAGAGCGCGGTCAGAACGCGCGTCTGCGAGACGGTGCTCGACGGGACGAGAGCGTAG
- a CDS encoding M28 family peptidase yields the protein MSEQETTPGDAAGAGDAGNASETTDGFAAAIGRTWTDDRPWNFITDLTALGDRMGGSAGERRAADLVADAFEDAGVDDVGLDTFEMNQWTRGWTELELTAPVERPFDAIALPYSPSGDVEAELVDVGYGTPDEIAAEDVDGKIVVASTTTPSGRFIHRMEKYGCAVEAGAEAFVFVNHIEGQLPPTGSLTFGDEGSVPAVGVSKETGAWLKEYAANNSGETGRLRIAVEAETTPGESQNVVGHVGPNTDEELLLLAHYDAHDIAEGALDNGCGIATVVTAARILAQVDLDVGVRVAGVGCEEIGLLGAERVAETTDLSGIKAVVNVDGAGRFRNLVALTHNSDAMSAAAERIDESTRQPINVDDAPHPFSDHWPFVREGVPAFQLHSDSGERGRGWGHTHADTRDKVDDRNIREHAILTALLVDDLATADAPRLDLDDLAATFRENDFEVGMRAADLWPAEWE from the coding sequence ATGTCCGAACAGGAGACGACGCCGGGCGACGCGGCAGGCGCGGGCGACGCCGGGAACGCCAGCGAGACGACAGACGGGTTCGCCGCCGCGATTGGCCGCACGTGGACCGACGACCGGCCGTGGAACTTCATCACCGACCTCACCGCACTCGGCGACCGGATGGGCGGCAGCGCAGGAGAGAGACGAGCGGCCGACCTCGTCGCCGACGCGTTCGAGGACGCGGGCGTCGACGACGTCGGACTCGACACGTTCGAGATGAACCAGTGGACCCGCGGGTGGACCGAGCTCGAACTCACCGCACCCGTCGAACGGCCGTTCGACGCCATCGCGCTTCCGTACTCGCCGTCGGGCGACGTGGAGGCCGAACTCGTCGACGTGGGCTACGGCACGCCCGACGAGATAGCAGCCGAGGACGTCGACGGGAAGATAGTCGTCGCGAGCACCACGACGCCCTCCGGCCGGTTCATCCACCGGATGGAGAAGTACGGCTGTGCGGTCGAGGCGGGCGCGGAAGCGTTCGTTTTCGTCAACCACATCGAGGGCCAGCTACCGCCCACGGGCTCTCTCACCTTCGGCGACGAGGGGTCGGTCCCGGCCGTCGGCGTGAGTAAGGAGACCGGCGCGTGGCTGAAGGAGTACGCCGCGAACAACAGTGGGGAGACCGGTCGCCTCCGCATCGCCGTCGAAGCCGAGACCACACCGGGAGAAAGTCAGAACGTCGTCGGGCACGTCGGACCGAACACGGACGAGGAACTGCTCCTGCTCGCGCACTACGACGCCCACGACATCGCCGAAGGCGCGCTCGACAACGGCTGCGGCATCGCCACCGTCGTCACGGCCGCCCGGATTCTCGCGCAGGTCGACCTCGACGTCGGCGTCCGCGTCGCCGGCGTCGGCTGCGAGGAGATCGGGCTCTTGGGTGCCGAGCGCGTCGCGGAGACGACCGACCTGAGCGGGATTAAGGCCGTCGTCAACGTCGACGGCGCGGGGCGGTTCCGCAACCTCGTCGCGCTCACGCACAACTCCGACGCGATGAGCGCCGCCGCCGAGCGAATCGACGAGTCGACCCGTCAGCCGATAAACGTCGACGACGCGCCGCACCCGTTCAGCGACCACTGGCCGTTCGTGCGCGAGGGCGTCCCCGCGTTCCAACTCCACAGCGACAGCGGCGAGCGGGGCCGCGGCTGGGGTCACACCCACGCCGACACCCGCGACAAGGTCGACGACCGCAACATCCGTGAGCACGCCATCCTCACGGCGCTGCTCGTCGACGACCTGGCGACGGCGGACGCCCCGCGACTGGACCTCGACGACCTCGCCGCCACGTTCCGCGAGAACGATTTCGAGGTGGGGATGCGCGCGGCCGACCTCTGGCCGGCCGAGTGGGAGTGA
- the pepF gene encoding oligoendopeptidase F, which translates to MSSVPERGDIDEEYKWDLESIYASDDDWNEAYADVESRIDDIAAYEGRAAEDAETLYELLELLESVMRDVSKVTSYAQLRASEDTRNQEYQALSARAQSLAANAQSAASFVEPELQELDEDDVRAYVDDEPALAEYEHYFDDVLRAKPHTRSKEVEELLADLSEVMGAPSDFYSMLANADLTFPTVEDPDGDEIEISQGNFTKLQKHPNREFRQEVHEQFYDEWEDVRNSVGSSLKNSVKADVKLAEARNYDTAREAALDGPNVPVEVYDNLLETVRDNLDKLHRHADLKRQALGVDDLQMWDLYMSLTGEEGPEISYEQAKEYVVEAVAPLGEEYQQRMAEGLEDRWVDVYENRGKRAGAYSSGTYDTQPFIMMNYQDDITSMFTLAHELGHSMHSELAKDEQPWQYADYEIFVAEVASTVNETLLTHYLLENTESDELRRHVLDEYLERFRSTLYRQTMFADFELQIHEAIEAGEPLTPDAFDQLYGDLKAEFYAPAEVDDRIAREWMRIPHFYYNYYVYQYSTGISAAVAVVERILDEGEDAAADYREALAMGGSAYPMDVLETAGVDMTSPEPIEDALGVYGDYLDRVAELLDLE; encoded by the coding sequence ATGAGTTCGGTTCCCGAACGCGGCGACATCGACGAGGAGTACAAGTGGGACCTGGAGAGCATCTACGCCTCCGACGACGACTGGAACGAGGCGTACGCGGATGTCGAGTCGCGCATCGACGACATCGCGGCCTACGAGGGTCGAGCGGCCGAGGACGCCGAGACGCTGTACGAACTGCTCGAACTGCTGGAATCGGTGATGCGCGACGTCTCGAAGGTCACCTCCTACGCACAGCTCCGAGCCAGCGAGGACACCCGGAACCAGGAGTACCAGGCGCTGTCGGCGCGGGCGCAGTCGTTGGCGGCGAACGCTCAGAGCGCCGCCAGTTTCGTCGAACCCGAACTGCAGGAACTCGACGAGGACGACGTGCGAGCGTACGTCGACGACGAACCCGCGCTCGCTGAGTACGAACACTACTTCGACGACGTGCTCCGGGCGAAGCCGCACACGCGCTCGAAGGAGGTCGAAGAACTGCTCGCGGACCTCTCGGAGGTGATGGGCGCGCCGAGCGACTTCTACTCGATGCTCGCCAACGCCGACCTGACGTTCCCGACGGTGGAAGACCCCGACGGCGACGAGATAGAGATTTCGCAGGGTAACTTCACGAAGCTCCAGAAGCATCCGAACCGCGAGTTCAGACAGGAGGTCCACGAGCAGTTCTACGACGAGTGGGAGGACGTCCGCAATTCAGTGGGTAGTTCGCTGAAAAACAGCGTCAAAGCCGACGTGAAACTCGCCGAAGCCCGTAACTACGACACCGCCCGCGAAGCGGCGCTCGACGGGCCGAACGTCCCCGTCGAGGTGTACGACAACCTCCTGGAGACGGTCCGCGACAACCTCGACAAACTCCACCGACACGCCGACCTGAAGCGGCAGGCGCTCGGCGTCGACGACCTCCAGATGTGGGACCTCTACATGTCGCTGACGGGCGAGGAGGGCCCCGAAATTAGCTACGAGCAAGCGAAGGAGTACGTCGTCGAGGCCGTCGCACCGCTCGGCGAGGAGTACCAACAGCGGATGGCCGAAGGATTAGAGGACCGCTGGGTCGACGTGTACGAGAACCGCGGTAAGCGCGCCGGGGCGTACTCCTCGGGCACGTACGACACCCAGCCGTTCATCATGATGAACTACCAGGACGACATCACCTCGATGTTCACCCTGGCGCACGAACTCGGCCACTCGATGCACTCCGAGTTGGCGAAGGACGAACAGCCGTGGCAGTACGCCGACTACGAGATTTTCGTCGCCGAGGTGGCGAGCACGGTCAACGAGACGCTTCTCACCCACTACCTGCTCGAAAACACCGAGAGCGACGAACTGCGCCGCCACGTCCTCGACGAGTACCTCGAACGGTTCCGCTCGACGCTGTACCGCCAGACGATGTTCGCCGACTTCGAACTCCAGATTCACGAGGCGATCGAGGCGGGCGAACCGCTCACCCCCGACGCGTTCGACCAACTGTACGGCGACCTGAAAGCCGAGTTCTACGCGCCTGCCGAGGTCGACGACCGCATCGCCCGCGAGTGGATGCGCATCCCGCACTTCTACTACAACTACTACGTTTACCAGTACAGCACGGGCATCAGCGCCGCCGTCGCCGTCGTCGAGCGCATCCTCGACGAGGGCGAGGACGCGGCCGCCGACTACCGCGAGGCGCTCGCGATGGGCGGCAGCGCGTACCCGATGGACGTACTGGAGACCGCGGGCGTCGACATGACCTCGCCCGAACCCATCGAGGACGCGCTCGGCGTCTACGGCGACTACCTCGACCGCGTCGCCGAGTTGCTCGACCTCGAATAG
- a CDS encoding MarR family transcriptional regulator: protein MARIPDEFCEEFDSKGETFFKIAELLYTHPDRRYTQDELAERMNCSNTTISTHTRTMVSEKWLDRQDNQTTFAWNSETHNPASTEGTTAIRRFYADLWNLLKKHSDTVPGTFALFGFAMFLGAIVVFAFFVGYSLNFTQESSFPPVVYLAITAGLLLTGFIVTILSPLQAELNRVVFRILPDNLSQKKR from the coding sequence ATGGCGCGGATTCCCGATGAGTTCTGTGAGGAGTTTGATTCAAAGGGGGAGACTTTCTTCAAGATTGCAGAATTGTTGTACACCCACCCCGACCGACGGTATACACAAGATGAACTCGCTGAGAGGATGAATTGCTCAAATACGACTATTAGCACACACACCCGCACTATGGTTTCTGAAAAGTGGCTGGACCGTCAAGATAACCAGACTACATTTGCATGGAATTCAGAAACTCACAATCCAGCCAGTACTGAGGGAACTACTGCTATCAGAAGGTTCTACGCGGACCTCTGGAATCTTCTGAAGAAACACTCCGATACGGTCCCCGGTACATTCGCCCTTTTCGGGTTCGCTATGTTTCTCGGGGCCATTGTAGTGTTCGCGTTTTTTGTGGGATATTCGTTGAATTTCACTCAGGAGTCTTCCTTCCCACCTGTAGTTTATCTCGCAATTACCGCTGGATTGCTCCTCACCGGTTTTATTGTGACCATCCTTTCCCCGCTGCAAGCTGAGTTAAATCGAGTCGTCTTCCGTATCCTTCCGGATAACCTTTCGCAGAAAAAGAGGTGA